From a region of the Candidatus Pantoea bituminis genome:
- the tolB gene encoding Tol-Pal system beta propeller repeat protein TolB gives MKQALRVSLSFFLLLWAAVLHAEVRIEITQGVNTARPIGVVPFKWAGAGAAPEDIGGIVAADLRNSGKFNPLDRSRLPQQPTSAQEVQPAAWSALGIDAVVVGQVQSNPDGSYQVSYQLVDTGAAPGTVLAQNSYKITKQWLRYAAHTASDETFQKLTGIKGAFRTRIAYVVQTNGGQFPYELRVADYDGYNQFVVHRSPQPLMSPAWSPDGSKVAYVTFESGKSALVVQTLSNGAIRQVASYPRHNGAPAFSPDGSKLAFALSKTGSLNLYVMDLASGQTRQVTDGRYNSTEPTWFPDSQTLAYTSDQAGAPQIYKIGVNGGAPQRITWEGGQNQDADVATDGKSMVMISTNGGAQHVAKQDLETGAVQTLTDTFLDETPSLAPNGTMVIYSSTQGMGSVLQLVSTDGRFKARLPATDGQVKFPAWSPYL, from the coding sequence ATGAAGCAAGCACTTCGCGTATCGTTAAGCTTTTTTCTATTACTGTGGGCAGCTGTGCTGCATGCAGAAGTTCGCATTGAGATCACCCAAGGCGTCAATACTGCGCGTCCAATTGGTGTGGTTCCGTTTAAATGGGCTGGCGCTGGCGCTGCACCGGAAGATATCGGTGGTATCGTCGCAGCAGACTTGCGTAACAGCGGTAAATTTAATCCGCTTGATCGTTCACGTCTTCCACAGCAGCCAACCAGCGCGCAGGAAGTGCAGCCAGCTGCATGGAGCGCATTAGGTATTGATGCCGTTGTCGTCGGTCAGGTTCAATCTAACCCAGATGGCAGCTATCAAGTTTCTTATCAGTTGGTCGATACCGGTGCTGCACCGGGAACCGTGCTGGCTCAGAACTCTTACAAAATCACTAAGCAGTGGCTGCGTTATGCGGCTCATACCGCCAGTGATGAAACGTTCCAGAAGCTGACCGGTATCAAAGGTGCCTTCCGTACGCGTATCGCCTATGTCGTACAGACGAATGGCGGCCAGTTCCCCTATGAGCTGCGCGTAGCGGATTACGATGGCTACAACCAGTTTGTTGTGCATCGTTCACCACAGCCGCTGATGTCGCCAGCCTGGTCTCCAGACGGCAGCAAAGTTGCTTACGTGACCTTTGAAAGTGGTAAATCAGCGCTGGTAGTACAGACGCTCTCTAACGGTGCAATCCGTCAGGTTGCTTCTTATCCACGTCACAACGGTGCGCCAGCGTTCTCTCCTGATGGTTCTAAGCTCGCTTTCGCCTTGTCGAAAACCGGCAGCCTTAACCTGTATGTGATGGATTTAGCGTCTGGTCAGACACGTCAAGTGACCGATGGTCGCTACAACAGCACCGAGCCTACCTGGTTCCCGGATAGCCAGACGCTGGCTTATACCTCCGATCAGGCGGGTGCACCACAAATTTACAAGATTGGCGTTAATGGCGGAGCGCCGCAGCGTATTACCTGGGAAGGTGGACAGAACCAGGATGCGGACGTCGCTACTGATGGCAAATCTATGGTGATGATTAGCACCAACGGTGGTGCTCAACACGTCGCCAAACAAGATCTGGAAACGGGAGCCGTTCAAACGTTAACGGACACGTTCCTGGATGAAACGCCGAGCCTGGCACCGAACGGCACGATGGTAATCTATAGCTCTACTCAGGGGATGGGTTCCGTGTTGCAGTTGGTTTCAACCGACGGACGTTTCAAAGCGCGTCTTCCGGCTACTGATGGACAGGTCAAATTTCCTGCCTGGTCGCCGTATCTGTAA
- the cpoB gene encoding cell division protein CpoB: MVSNFRRHLMSLSLLIGVAVPWAANAQASISSVGSGSVEDRVTTLERISNAQAQLLQQLQQQMSDNQSDIDSLRGQIQQNTYQLNQVVERQKQIYQQIDSLSSNSNGGQQAAAGDANADSAAAASTGADTGAAASTGAPVQSGDANSDYNAAVALILEKKQYDQAITALQAWVKRYPDSTYQPNANYWLGQLFYNKGKKDDAAYYYATVVKNYPKSPKASEALLKVGVIMQEKNDTAKAKAVFQQVIKLYPNTESAKQAQKRLSGL; the protein is encoded by the coding sequence ATGGTTAGTAACTTCAGACGTCATCTAATGAGTCTGTCGTTACTGATTGGCGTAGCGGTCCCTTGGGCCGCTAATGCCCAAGCGTCAATCAGTAGCGTTGGCTCCGGCTCGGTCGAAGACCGTGTCACCACTCTTGAACGAATCTCGAATGCTCAGGCTCAGCTTCTGCAACAACTGCAGCAGCAAATGAGCGACAATCAAAGCGATATTGACTCGCTGCGTGGGCAAATCCAGCAAAACACCTATCAGTTGAACCAAGTTGTTGAACGTCAGAAACAGATCTATCAACAGATCGACAGTCTGAGCAGCAATAGCAATGGCGGGCAACAGGCGGCGGCTGGTGATGCGAACGCTGATTCTGCTGCCGCAGCTAGCACAGGCGCTGATACGGGCGCAGCGGCCTCTACAGGCGCGCCTGTACAAAGCGGTGATGCTAATAGCGATTACAATGCTGCGGTTGCGTTGATTCTTGAGAAAAAACAGTACGACCAGGCAATTACCGCGCTTCAGGCATGGGTAAAGCGTTACCCTGATTCCACCTATCAGCCTAACGCCAATTATTGGCTAGGCCAGTTGTTTTACAACAAAGGGAAAAAGGACGACGCCGCTTATTATTACGCCACCGTGGTAAAGAATTATCCAAAATCACCTAAGGCTTCAGAAGCGTTGCTTAAGGTTGGCGTCATCATGCAAGAGAAAAACGACACGGCAAAAGCCAAAGCCGTTTTCCAGCAGGTGATCAAACTTTATCCGAACACCGAATCGGCTAAACAAGCACAAAAACGTCTTTCTGGATTGTAA
- the pal gene encoding peptidoglycan-associated lipoprotein Pal, protein MQLNKVLKGLLLALPVLAVAACSSHKNNNNDQTGMGGADGAYGAGANGSGNMSSDEQARLQMQQLQQNNIVYFGLDKYDVQSDYAQMLDQHASFLRSNPSYKVTIEGHADERGTPEYNIALGERRASAVKMYLQGKGVSADQMSIVSYGKEKPAVLGHDESAYSKNRRAVLVY, encoded by the coding sequence ATGCAACTGAACAAAGTGCTGAAGGGTTTACTGCTGGCTCTGCCGGTTTTGGCTGTAGCGGCTTGTAGCTCACACAAAAACAACAATAACGATCAGACCGGCATGGGCGGCGCTGATGGTGCTTACGGTGCTGGCGCAAACGGCAGCGGCAACATGTCTTCTGACGAGCAAGCGCGTCTGCAGATGCAACAGCTGCAGCAGAACAACATCGTGTACTTCGGCCTGGACAAATATGACGTTCAGTCTGATTACGCTCAGATGCTGGATCAGCACGCTTCTTTCCTGCGTAGCAACCCATCATACAAAGTGACCATCGAAGGTCATGCGGATGAGCGCGGTACGCCGGAATACAACATCGCCCTGGGCGAGCGTCGGGCTAGCGCCGTTAAAATGTACCTGCAAGGTAAAGGCGTTTCTGCTGACCAAATGTCTATCGTTTCTTACGGTAAAGAGAAGCCAGCCGTCTTAGGTCATGACGAATCAGCTTATTCTAAAAACCGTCGTGCAGTTCTGGTCTACTAA
- a CDS encoding AlkA N-terminal domain-containing protein, with amino-acid sequence MLNHDMAYQALTSRDTRFDGVFFVGVTSTGIYCRPVCPVKAPMQKNCLFFASAEAAEKAHFRPCLRCRPELAPGNAPVDNSHRVADRLVQRIEEGLLEEHGGLDEIAAEFGLSSRQLRRIVQQELGVSPLELKQTRRMLLAKQLLTETRLPIIDVAYASGFSSLRRFNDVFQTRYRMTPSALRKEVTQPAQRHSGDTATLRLSYRPPYDWQAMLTFLQLRLMKEVEAVEGNIYRRTVALGKYRGWISVSHLPAKNALLVEFTTSLTPVLPALLRRLRDLFDLNAQPLLIAAHLRQDPLLIDSINRFPGLRVPGAFDGFELGVRAILGQQITVKAATTLSSRFAQAFGEPCVTPFADLSRYSAQSQPVAVATIDDIASLGIVSARAKAILAFANACMTGTLRFNATLTPEEIMALLVSLPGIGPWTANYIAMRALRWPDAFPKEDIAIRNNLGGLTPRVAEERSQQWRPWRSYAVMHIWKSLS; translated from the coding sequence ATGCTCAATCATGATATGGCTTACCAGGCGCTAACCTCGCGAGATACGCGTTTTGATGGTGTTTTTTTTGTTGGTGTGACCTCAACCGGCATTTATTGTCGTCCGGTCTGTCCGGTGAAGGCACCCATGCAAAAAAATTGTTTGTTCTTTGCCAGCGCAGAGGCAGCTGAGAAAGCGCATTTTCGTCCCTGTTTGCGCTGTCGGCCTGAGCTCGCGCCTGGTAATGCACCCGTGGATAATTCCCATCGCGTAGCCGATCGTTTGGTTCAGCGCATTGAAGAAGGTTTGCTTGAAGAACATGGCGGCCTGGATGAAATAGCGGCTGAGTTTGGTCTGAGTTCGCGTCAGTTAAGGCGCATCGTTCAGCAAGAGCTGGGTGTTTCGCCGTTAGAGCTAAAGCAGACGCGCCGGATGCTGTTAGCCAAACAGCTCCTGACTGAAACCCGTTTGCCCATCATTGATGTCGCTTACGCCAGCGGTTTTAGTAGCCTGCGCCGATTCAATGATGTGTTTCAGACGCGCTACCGCATGACGCCGAGTGCGTTACGCAAAGAGGTTACTCAACCTGCCCAACGCCATTCTGGCGATACCGCAACGTTACGTCTCAGTTATCGGCCGCCTTACGACTGGCAAGCGATGCTCACTTTTTTGCAATTACGGCTAATGAAAGAGGTCGAGGCGGTTGAAGGTAATATTTATCGCCGCACGGTGGCATTGGGAAAATATCGCGGCTGGATCAGCGTTTCTCATCTGCCGGCGAAAAATGCTCTACTGGTTGAGTTCACGACGTCATTAACGCCTGTATTACCTGCCCTGCTGCGTAGGTTACGTGACTTGTTTGATTTGAATGCGCAGCCGCTGCTGATTGCAGCTCATCTGCGGCAGGATCCTTTGCTGATTGATAGCATCAACCGTTTTCCCGGTTTGCGCGTTCCGGGTGCCTTTGACGGCTTTGAGTTAGGCGTCAGAGCAATATTAGGCCAGCAGATCACGGTAAAAGCCGCAACGACCTTGAGCAGCCGCTTTGCTCAAGCTTTTGGTGAGCCATGCGTAACGCCTTTTGCCGATTTGTCCCGCTATTCTGCTCAGTCACAACCCGTTGCCGTTGCCACAATAGATGACATTGCCAGCCTGGGGATTGTCAGCGCGCGTGCTAAAGCCATTCTCGCCTTCGCTAACGCCTGTATGACCGGGACTTTAAGGTTCAACGCAACGTTGACACCAGAAGAAATCATGGCGCTGCTGGTGAGCCTGCCAGGTATTGGTCCTTGGACAGCAAACTATATTGCCATGCGCGCGTTACGCTGGCCCGATGCCTTTCCGAAAGAGGATATCGCGATTCGTAATAACCTGGGCGGTCTGACACCTCGGGTTGCGGAAGAGCGTTCACAGCAATGGCGGCCTTGGCGCAGTTATGCGGTGATGCATATTTGGAAGAGCTTGTCGTAA